One Sphingomonas endolithica genomic window, TCATGAGCAATTCGACCGCGCTGACCGAGCTCGGCAAGATCTTCACCGCGACGCCGGTGTCGACCTGGCAGGACTGGATGAAGTTCCGCCTCGCCGTTTCGGCCGCGCCCGTTTTGCCCAAGACGTTCGACGATGCGACCTTCGCTTTCTACGGCAAGACGCTGAACGACCAGCCATCGCAGCGCGCGCGGTGGAAGCGCGGCATCAATCTCGTCAACGGCGTGATGGGCGAATCGGTCGGCGAGATTTACGTCAAGCGCCACTATCCGCCGGAGAGCGACGCGAAGATGAGCGAATTGATCGCCAATCTGCGCGCCGCGTACAAGCAGCGCATCGAGGCGAACAGCTGGATGGATGCCAAAACCAAGGCGCAGGCGCTGGCCAAGCTCGCCGCGTTCGATCCGCGGATCGGCCACCCGATCAAGTATATCGACTATTCGACGCTGAAGATCGACCGCAACGATCAGGTCGGCAATGCGCTGCGTGCGGGCGAATTCCAGCACAATCTGGATCTGGAGCGCCTGAAGAAGCCGGTCGATCGCACGCTGTGGGACATGACGCCGCAGACGGTGAATGCCTATTACAACCCGCTCGCCAACCAGATCACCTTCCCCGCCGCGATCCTGCAACCGCCCTATTTCGATCCCAAGGCGGATGCCGCGGTCAATTACGGCGCGATCGGCGCGATCATCGGCCATGAAATGGGCCACGGCTTCGACGATCAGGGCAGCCAGTTCGGCCCGACCGGCAAGTTCGAGAATTGGTGGACGCCCGAAGCGCGCAAGACCTTCACCGAGCGCACCGCGGCACTGTCGAAGCAATATGATGCGTATGAGCCGATCCCCGGCACGCACATCAAGGGCGCACTGACGCTGGGTGAGAATATCGGCGATCTAGGTGGCGTCGAGACTGCCTATGCCGCGTACCAGCAATATCAGGCGGCGCACGGCAAGGCACCGGTGATCGGCGGGCTGACCGGCGACCAGCGCTTCTTCCTGGCCTATGCCCAGGCATGGCAGTCGAAGCTGCGCGAAGGTGCGGCACGAGCCCGCCTGCTGAGCGATCCGCATTCGCCACCGTTCTACCGCGTCAACGGCATCGTGCGGAACGTGGATGCCTGGTACACGGCATTCGACGTGAAACCGGGCGACAAACTGTATCTGGCCCCGGCGGAGCGCGTGCACATTTGGTAACGGAGCGAGGCGATTAGCGAAAGCTAATCGCCAGTGCCGCGCAAAGCGCGGCCACCCGAACGGCCGGCCGGCGACGCGAGAGCGATCGGCCGACGGGGCGGGATTCACTCCCGCCCCGGCCTGTCCAATGCCCAACGCCTGTGTTCCCCTGCGAAGGCCGGGGCCCAGTCGCGGAACGCAGATGGCGCGCGCTGTGCTCAGTCACCACGACCTGCCCGCCTGGGCCCCGTCCTCCACCGGGGAGCAATGGTGCAGGCTAAAGCATCATGATTTCACATCCACCCGTTCGTGCTGAGTAGAGACCGAGTAGGCCGAAGGCCGTATCGAGGGCTCGTATCGAAGCACCTTGGAGCGCGGTGCCGCCTGTCCTTCGATCGCCCTCTCGATACACGCTTCGCGCCACTCGATGCCTGTCCTGAGCGCCTGCCCTTGCAGGCAGCCGAAGGGGCTACTCAAGACGAACCGGAGGGTAAGTTTACCCCAAGTCATCGCCCGCTAAGCTGCCGCAGCCCCAGCCAGCGTCCGGCAGAGGACCGCCGCAGCACGAACCGCTCGACCAATAAAACCACCATCAGGCTCGCCCCAAAGAACGGCATCAGCACGCCGAGCACCACCACCGCCGCGATCAGCACCGCCCCGAAGCGCGGCCGCGTCAACGGGATCGGCGCGCCCAGCAATCCCACCGGCCGCCGCCGCCACCACAACACCGTCCCCGACACCGCCAGCGTGATCAGCAGCAACGCCGTCACCGTGCCGAGCAACTGGTTGGCCAGGCCGAACAACGCCCCCTCATGCGCGGCGATGCCGTAGCCGACGGCGCGGTCGACCCAGTGGCGCTGGTCGAAGTCGCGGCGCTCCAGCACGCGACCGGTCGCGCCATCCACCGTCAGCCGCGTGCGCAGCGGGCGATCGGCGGCGTCGGAGGTGACCGTCCACACACTCGCCTGCTCCGCTGGCGGCGCGATCAGCACGGGCGGCGCGATGCCGAGCGGTGCCACGCGCGCGATCACGCGGTCGAGTTCGCCCGGTGCCGCCGCCTGGTGCCCCATCGTCATGCCTTTGTGGTCGGCATGGTCGCCCAGCATCGCGCGCTCGCCGGCGGGCGCGGGCCGGTCGGCCAGTCGACCGGGCCGTCCGCGGTGCCGGTCACCTGCCGCGCGGCCGCGAAATAGCTGCCCCAGGCCTTGGCCCAGGGCAGGCCGGTCAGGATCAGCCCCAGCGCGAGCAGCGACACCCAGATGCCCGATACCGCATGCAGATCGCGCCAGAACAGCCGCCGCCCGCCGCGCAACCGCGGATAGACGATGCCGGCCAGCCCCGTGCCGCCACGCGGCCACCACAGATACAGGCCGGTCAGGATCATCACCACCGCCCAGCAGGCGGCAAGCTCGACCAGATAGCTGCCGGGATCGCCGACCAGCAGATCGCCGTGCAGGTGAAAGATCACGCGCATCAACTGCGATTCGACCGGCACCGTCTTCAGCACCTTGGCAGTGGCGGGATCGACATAGGCGAGCGTCTCGTCCCCACCAGTTGCGACGATGATCCGTACCGCCTGCCCCGGCGCCTCCGGCAGCGTGTATTTGTGCAGCCGCGATCCGGGCACCGCACGGAGTGCAGCGGCGACCTGCGCATCCGCCCCCACCGGCGCTGCAACCGCGAGATGATCGTACGGCCGGTCGATCCAGGCCTCGATCTGCGGCTTCCAGGTATAGATGGCGCCGGTCGTCGCCAGCCAAAGGACGAACGGCACGCACAGCATCGCGGCATAGAAATGCCAGCGCCACACCGCATTGTACCAACGCGTGCCCGCCGGTTTGACGCTCATAGCTTCACTCCCGCCTCGATCAGGAACGTGCGCTGCGGATAAGGATGGAACACCCACGCGCGATCGTTAGTCAGGTTGTTCACGCCAGCAGACAGCCGCAGGTTTGTCGCCACATCCACATTCGCCTTCACGTCCAGCGCGAACAGTTCGGAGGTATAGCCGTAAGCGTCGCCGCGCTGCAGCCCGTCGATATCGGTGTTGGGCCGGCTGGCATAGCGCACGCCCACCACCGCCTGCAGCGCAGGCATCAGCCGCCAGCGCAGATTGCCGTTCAGCCGCCAGCGCGGGATGCGCGGGAATTGCACGCCTTCCGACGCGCGGTCATCGGCGTTGCGCACCGTCACCGCATCGAGCCAGGCGGCATTGGCGTCGACGTCGAGCCCCGAGAACGGCCAATCCTTCACCTCGGCGATCAGCTCCGCGCCATATTGCCGCGTAACGTCGATGTTCTTGAACGCGGATGTCGACACCCCGGCCTGGTTGAAGCCGACATAGCTGAAGATCGCGTCGCTGATCCGCTGGTAGAACAGGCTTCCCGTCATCGTCGCCGGGCCGAGGCGCTTGCGCACCAGCAGGTTCGCGTCACGGCTCTTCTCGGGCTTGAGGTTCGGATCGAAGCTGTCGCGATTGAACGTGCCGTCGCCGTTGAGCGATCCCTGGAACAGTTCGCCGACGGTGGGAAAGCGGGTGGCGAGCGCCAGGCTCAATTCCGCCGCCCAACCATTCTCGAAACTATGCTTCAGCGCCAGCTTGGGGCTAATCGCACTGTCGGTGCGCGCCACATAACGCTGCGTGACGAGTTGTCCGGCGGATGCGCCAGTCGTGGCGCGGGACGTCAGCCCGCCATCATAAGCGCGCCACCAATCGGCGCGCAGCCCGATCGTCAGCAGCGTATCGGCGCCGAGGCCGATCGCATCTTCGGCGAACACGCCGATCGTTCGCGTGCGGCCGAGGGTCCGTGTGCGCGCCGTACGGCCAGTGGCCGCGCGCCAGTTGGTCGTGTCGAACACGCTCTGGTCGGTCTCGTAGAGATTGCCGTTGGCGCCGATCGCAAGGTCATGCGCGCCGAACGCACGTGTCGCGAGCAGATCGCCGGTATACCAGCCGGTTGGTCCCTGTTGCGTCAGTTGCCCCGCGCCATTGGCGATCCCCGCGGCATAGCCGTTGGATGACCGCGTCTCCTGTTTGTCGAAGCGCAGCGTGGAGAGGTTCAGGCGCGTGTCGAAACCGAGCAGCGGGCCTTCGAGCTTGAGTCCGGCCAGCCATTCGTTCTTCTGCGCAATGCCGAGCCGGTAATTGGTCGCGGCATTGAGCAGATAGCTATGGCCGCCAAAGCTCGCCTGCCCACTGGCATCACCGTAGAACGGTTTGCCCGCGACATCGTGCAGATAGGTTTGCGGGTGCAGCGTCTCCTCGCGATTCCACCAATAGGTGAACAGCGCCTCGGCATGGAACTCCCCCGAGTCGAACCGGACCTGCCCGCGCGCCTGATCCTGCCGCGTGGCGACCGACGAGTAATCGCCGATCACCGGCGCGACGATGCCTTTGGTGCCGGCGACCGCAATCAGCGCCGGATCGGCATAGGCGCCGGTCACCGGCGTGCTGCCCGCCCCGTTGCCGTACAGCGCGCCGCTATAGCCGAATTGGTAGAATTGCTGCGGCTGGCTGTCGTTGCGCAGCCGCCGTACCGAGGCACGGAAGCCGAACGGGCTGTTCT contains:
- a CDS encoding M13 family metallopeptidase, with the translated sequence MRVSLALHLSAAVAALVVTMPAMAQQAPAPTAAAATGPKYGTFGVDLTAQKPDVKPGDDFWTFANGGWDARTEIAADRTSAGPGVILVDQAELQVRDILADAARDPATTGAGAKQLGDLYAGFMDEAAIAKRGAIPLKPYFAKIDAANDKAKLQALFSTVGYASPVEIGQLPDPSDPTRYTVAAGQGSLGMGGRDYYILPGAKYDAFRTAYRAYVTQILTLSGIPDAAARADKIIALETAMAKVQWSPEQSRDLVAMLKPMTAEQRKALAPDFDWPLLLNTAGYGAYPIVIMSNSTALTELGKIFTATPVSTWQDWMKFRLAVSAAPVLPKTFDDATFAFYGKTLNDQPSQRARWKRGINLVNGVMGESVGEIYVKRHYPPESDAKMSELIANLRAAYKQRIEANSWMDAKTKAQALAKLAAFDPRIGHPIKYIDYSTLKIDRNDQVGNALRAGEFQHNLDLERLKKPVDRTLWDMTPQTVNAYYNPLANQITFPAAILQPPYFDPKADAAVNYGAIGAIIGHEMGHGFDDQGSQFGPTGKFENWWTPEARKTFTERTAALSKQYDAYEPIPGTHIKGALTLGENIGDLGGVETAYAAYQQYQAAHGKAPVIGGLTGDQRFFLAYAQAWQSKLREGAARARLLSDPHSPPFYRVNGIVRNVDAWYTAFDVKPGDKLYLAPAERVHIW
- a CDS encoding PepSY domain-containing protein, which codes for MLGDHADHKGMTMGHQAAAPGELDRVIARVAPLGIAPPVLIAPPAEQASVWTVTSDAADRPLRTRLTVDGATGRVLERRDFDQRHWVDRAVGYGIAAHEGALFGLANQLLGTVTALLLITLAVSGTVLWWRRRPVGLLGAPIPLTRPRFGAVLIAAVVVLGVLMPFFGASLMVVLLVERFVLRRSSAGRWLGLRQLSGR
- a CDS encoding PepSY-associated TM helix domain-containing protein; amino-acid sequence: MSVKPAGTRWYNAVWRWHFYAAMLCVPFVLWLATTGAIYTWKPQIEAWIDRPYDHLAVAAPVGADAQVAAALRAVPGSRLHKYTLPEAPGQAVRIIVATGGDETLAYVDPATAKVLKTVPVESQLMRVIFHLHGDLLVGDPGSYLVELAACWAVVMILTGLYLWWPRGGTGLAGIVYPRLRGGRRLFWRDLHAVSGIWVSLLALGLILTGLPWAKAWGSYFAAARQVTGTADGPVDWPTGPRPPASARCWATMPTTKA
- a CDS encoding TonB-dependent receptor, producing MSNLKGALRRAVCLSALAAASPAFAQTTDGDDVLVVGQRDAPIEIEPRGLSVSLGEKQFAGVNAFNTEDLIKYAPDFFVRTRYIGDNNAVPGFRGTHSTQSARSLVMVDGFVVSNFLGNSFGFPPAWGIVSPSEVRQFDIVYGPYSARYPGNSMGGIVNISTRAPDKTEAFGTVQACVQPYRQYGTREDFEGYSAEAGFALKPENSPFGFRASVRRLRNDSQPQQFYQFGYSGALYGNGAGSTPVTGAYADPALIAVAGTKGIVAPVIGDYSSVATRQDQARGQVRFDSGEFHAEALFTYWWNREETLHPQTYLHDVAGKPFYGDASGQASFGGHSYLLNAATNYRLGIAQKNEWLAGLKLEGPLLGFDTRLNLSTLRFDKQETRSSNGYAAGIANGAGQLTQQGPTGWYTGDLLATRAFGAHDLAIGANGNLYETDQSVFDTTNWRAATGRTARTRTLGRTRTIGVFAEDAIGLGADTLLTIGLRADWWRAYDGGLTSRATTGASAGQLVTQRYVARTDSAISPKLALKHSFENGWAAELSLALATRFPTVGELFQGSLNGDGTFNRDSFDPNLKPEKSRDANLLVRKRLGPATMTGSLFYQRISDAIFSYVGFNQAGVSTSAFKNIDVTRQYGAELIAEVKDWPFSGLDVDANAAWLDAVTVRNADDRASEGVQFPRIPRWRLNGNLRWRLMPALQAVVGVRYASRPNTDIDGLQRGDAYGYTSELFALDVKANVDVATNLRLSAGVNNLTNDRAWVFHPYPQRTFLIEAGVKL